The Deinococcus planocerae genome includes a region encoding these proteins:
- a CDS encoding YdeI/OmpD-associated family protein has product MTLPDVAFEPDSRADWRVWLEARHDTEKGVWLVLRKKSAGPVNLSGDDAVEEALCFGWIDSKPRKLDGARSMLYIAPRKPGSGWSAVNKARVERMQAAGLMTPAGQAKIDAAIGDGSWTLLDAVDALEVPTDLEAALAEEGAREQWDAFPRSARRGILEWIAQAKTAATREKRVRETATLAARGERANQWRRGAR; this is encoded by the coding sequence GTGACTTTGCCCGACGTCGCCTTCGAGCCGGACTCCCGAGCGGACTGGCGGGTATGGCTCGAAGCCCGCCACGACACGGAAAAGGGCGTGTGGCTCGTGCTGCGCAAGAAGTCGGCGGGTCCAGTCAACCTCAGCGGGGACGACGCGGTGGAAGAGGCCCTCTGCTTCGGCTGGATCGACTCCAAGCCGCGCAAGCTCGACGGGGCACGCTCCATGCTGTATATCGCCCCCCGCAAGCCCGGCAGCGGTTGGAGTGCCGTCAATAAAGCCCGGGTGGAGCGGATGCAGGCGGCGGGCCTGATGACTCCGGCGGGACAGGCGAAGATCGACGCGGCTATCGGGGACGGCTCGTGGACCCTCCTCGACGCGGTGGACGCGCTGGAGGTGCCGACCGACCTGGAGGCAGCGCTGGCGGAGGAAGGCGCACGCGAGCAATGGGACGCCTTCCCCCGCAGCGCGAGGCGGGGCATCCTCGAATGGATCGCGCAGGCGAAGACCGCCGCCACCCGCGAGAAACGGGTGCGCGAGACGGCGACGCTGGCGGCGCGGGGCGAACGGGCGAACCAGTGGCGACGGGGAGCACGGTGA
- a CDS encoding cupin domain-containing protein: MTAEEIIRLLGLEPHPEGGHYVQIHSDAREVDGRPVCTSIYFLLRAGEVSHWHRVDATEVWCHHAGAAVELALWEGSEVRRLRLGPDLAGGERPQGIVPADAWQSARSLGEWSLVGCVVAPGFRFGGFELAPPGWTPPV, translated from the coding sequence GTGACCGCCGAGGAGATCATCCGCCTGCTGGGCCTGGAACCTCACCCGGAAGGCGGGCACTACGTCCAGATTCACTCCGACGCGCGGGAGGTGGACGGGCGGCCCGTGTGCACCTCGATCTATTTCCTGCTGCGGGCGGGCGAGGTCTCGCACTGGCACCGGGTGGACGCCACCGAGGTCTGGTGCCACCACGCGGGGGCGGCGGTGGAGCTGGCGCTCTGGGAGGGGAGCGAGGTTCGCCGTCTGCGCCTGGGACCCGACCTCGCGGGCGGTGAGCGGCCCCAGGGGATCGTGCCCGCCGACGCGTGGCAGAGCGCGCGTTCCCTGGGCGAGTGGAGCCTGGTGGGCTGCGTGGTGGCGCCGGGCTTCCGCTTCGGCGGCTTCGAGCTCGCCCCGCCCGGCTGGACACCGCCTGTCTGA
- a CDS encoding aldo/keto reductase family protein: protein MEYRNLGKSGLKVSEVSLGGWVTFGQTVNDQSMVRDIVMKAYEEGVNFFDQADVYARGKSEELMGATLRELPRHTLVISSKVFWPMSDDVNDRGLSRKHILESIDGSLKRLGTDYLDIYFAHRYDETVPMEEIVMAFDQVVRDGKALYWGTSMWPAARIAQAVEFAKAHGLHAPVTEQPEYSMLRRDRVEKEILPYTEEAGVGLVVWSPLAMGLLTGKYDQGRPEGARLSDNENWGKNFLTEENIQKVRDLKPIADGLGVTRAQLAIAWLLRQKGVSSVITGATRVEQIEETVKAAGVKMDADALGRIDDILNR from the coding sequence ATGGAATACCGCAACCTCGGCAAGAGCGGCCTCAAGGTCTCGGAGGTCTCTCTGGGCGGCTGGGTCACCTTCGGGCAGACCGTGAACGACCAGAGCATGGTGCGCGACATCGTGATGAAGGCCTACGAGGAAGGCGTGAACTTCTTCGACCAGGCCGACGTGTACGCCCGCGGCAAGTCCGAGGAGCTGATGGGAGCCACGTTGCGCGAGCTGCCCCGCCACACGCTCGTCATTTCCTCCAAGGTCTTCTGGCCGATGAGCGACGACGTGAACGACCGCGGCCTCTCGCGCAAGCACATCCTGGAGAGCATCGACGGGAGCCTGAAGCGTCTGGGCACCGACTACCTCGACATCTACTTCGCCCACCGCTACGACGAGACGGTCCCGATGGAGGAGATCGTGATGGCCTTCGATCAGGTCGTCCGCGACGGCAAGGCGCTGTACTGGGGCACGTCCATGTGGCCCGCCGCCCGCATCGCCCAGGCGGTCGAGTTCGCCAAGGCCCACGGCCTGCACGCCCCCGTCACCGAGCAGCCCGAATACTCCATGCTGCGGCGCGACCGGGTGGAGAAGGAAATCCTGCCCTACACCGAGGAGGCGGGCGTCGGCCTCGTCGTGTGGAGCCCGCTGGCGATGGGTCTGCTGACCGGCAAGTACGATCAGGGCCGTCCCGAGGGCGCGCGCCTGAGCGACAACGAGAACTGGGGCAAGAATTTCCTGACGGAAGAGAACATCCAGAAGGTCCGCGACCTCAAGCCCATCGCCGACGGTCTGGGCGTGACCCGCGCCCAGCTCGCCATCGCCTGGCTCCTGCGCCAGAAGGGCGTGAGCAGCGTCATCACCGGGGCCACGCGGGTCGAGCAGATCGAGGAGACCGTGAAGGCGGCGGGCGTGAAGATGGACGCGGACGCGCTGGGGCGGATCGACGACATCCTGAACCGCTAG
- a CDS encoding HIT family protein — protein sequence MTPCSLCQPTLGPIIAEGEHWRVVLNRNQNLLGKLMLVLRRHEERVSELRPDEWAELHLDMRRTERALTTLLQPDHFNFLFLRNQDRHVHLHVVPRYAAVRLFQSLAFEDPDYPAHYAVPSPVRYLADERQEALAAALREAYERRA from the coding sequence ATGACCCCCTGCTCCCTCTGCCAGCCCACTCTCGGCCCCATCATCGCCGAGGGGGAACACTGGCGAGTCGTCCTTAACCGCAACCAGAACCTGCTCGGCAAGCTAATGCTCGTGCTGCGCCGTCACGAGGAGCGGGTGTCCGAGCTGCGCCCTGACGAGTGGGCGGAGTTGCACCTGGACATGCGGCGTACCGAGCGGGCGCTCACTACGCTCCTGCAACCCGACCACTTCAACTTCCTGTTCTTGCGGAACCAGGACCGGCACGTTCACCTGCATGTCGTTCCCCGATACGCGGCGGTGCGGCTTTTCCAGTCGCTCGCTTTCGAGGACCCGGACTACCCGGCGCACTACGCGGTTCCCTCGCCGGTTCGGTACCTCGCGGACGAGCGTCAGGAGGCGTTGGCCGCTGCGCTCAGGGAAGCATACGAGCGGAGGGCATGA
- a CDS encoding ABC transporter ATP-binding protein, producing the protein MAAIETRELRKVYRGRAVVDGLNLTVGEGEVFGFLGPNGAGKSTTVKMLLGLVHPTGGEVRVLGGRPFDPAVRARLGFLPEQFRFQTWMTAQEFLRFHGRLAGLRADEVQARVPQVLETVGLGGRGGEAMSGYSKGMLQRAGLAAAILARPRLVFLDEPTSALDPIGRVEVREIIERLKAEGVAVFLNSHLLSEVEQVCDRVAFVKAGRVLRQGTMRDLQGGVLPVDLRVDHLSPGLLSALRGLGEVRHIDTNTPGRADVELWLEREEALPALADAVHAHRARLYALSPRRPDLETMFLELIEDTPEAARAPRTPEAARA; encoded by the coding sequence ATGGCGGCCATCGAGACGCGGGAACTGCGCAAGGTCTACCGGGGGCGGGCGGTCGTGGACGGCCTGAACCTCACGGTGGGGGAGGGGGAGGTCTTCGGCTTCCTGGGCCCCAACGGGGCGGGCAAGAGCACGACCGTCAAGATGCTCCTCGGCCTCGTCCACCCCACGGGCGGGGAGGTGCGGGTCCTCGGCGGGCGGCCCTTCGACCCGGCGGTGCGGGCCCGGCTGGGCTTCCTGCCCGAGCAGTTCCGCTTCCAGACGTGGATGACGGCCCAGGAGTTCCTGCGCTTCCACGGACGGCTGGCGGGGTTGAGGGCAGACGAGGTTCAGGCCCGCGTGCCGCAGGTGCTCGAAACGGTGGGGCTGGGTGGGCGCGGCGGCGAGGCGATGAGCGGCTACTCGAAGGGGATGCTTCAGCGCGCGGGCCTCGCGGCGGCGATCCTGGCCCGGCCCCGCCTCGTCTTTCTGGACGAGCCGACCTCGGCCCTCGACCCCATCGGGCGCGTCGAGGTGCGGGAGATCATCGAGCGGCTCAAGGCCGAGGGCGTGGCCGTCTTCCTGAATTCGCACCTGCTGTCGGAGGTCGAGCAGGTGTGCGACCGGGTGGCCTTTGTCAAGGCCGGGCGGGTGCTGCGGCAGGGCACGATGCGCGACCTTCAGGGTGGCGTCCTTCCCGTGGACCTGCGGGTGGATCACCTCTCGCCGGGGCTGCTGAGCGCGCTGAGGGGGCTCGGCGAGGTCCGGCACATCGACACGAACACCCCGGGCCGCGCGGACGTGGAGCTGTGGCTGGAGCGGGAGGAGGCGTTGCCCGCCCTCGCGGACGCCGTTCACGCCCACCGCGCCCGGCTCTACGCACTCTCGCCCCGGCGCCCGGACCTGGAGACGATGTTCCTCGAACTCATCGAGGATACGCCGGAAGCCGCCCGCGCCCCCCGCACCCCGGAGGCGGCCCGTGCGTAA
- a CDS encoding ABC transporter permease: MRNVLLIAELSLREAVRKRLVIVLLLLTAAFVGFYLYGIVRLEQTLDQRAADLGLDGRSVYGAANAPVMYATLFGMYLVFFLGSLMAVLSTVGAVSGDVESGVMQSVIARPITRAQLVFGRWVGFTLVNVGYVALISGALLWGIRLITGFVPPAPLPAVGLILLAIALITALTVLGSTLFTTLANGIGVFVLYGVGFAGGILSTIGSFADSPTLTSLGRLANTLMPTNSLWLGASYHLQPEVLRQLGQAARGANPFFGSEPLAPGLIVWACALAVLAVAAGMWHFSRRDL; the protein is encoded by the coding sequence GTGCGTAATGTCCTCCTGATCGCCGAACTCAGCCTGCGCGAGGCGGTCCGCAAGCGGCTGGTAATCGTGCTGCTGCTCCTCACCGCCGCCTTCGTGGGCTTTTACCTCTACGGCATCGTGCGGCTGGAGCAGACCCTCGACCAGCGGGCCGCTGACCTCGGGCTCGACGGTCGCAGCGTGTATGGGGCGGCGAACGCGCCCGTCATGTACGCCACGCTGTTCGGGATGTACCTCGTCTTTTTCCTGGGGTCGCTGATGGCCGTGCTCTCCACCGTGGGGGCGGTCAGCGGGGACGTGGAGAGCGGCGTCATGCAGAGCGTGATCGCGCGGCCCATCACCCGGGCGCAGCTCGTGTTCGGGCGTTGGGTGGGCTTCACGCTGGTGAACGTGGGGTACGTCGCCCTGATCAGCGGGGCGCTGCTGTGGGGCATCCGGCTCATCACGGGCTTCGTGCCGCCCGCGCCGCTGCCCGCCGTGGGGCTGATCCTGCTCGCCATCGCCCTGATCACGGCGCTGACGGTCCTGGGAAGCACCCTGTTCACCACGCTGGCGAACGGCATCGGCGTCTTCGTGCTGTACGGGGTGGGCTTCGCGGGGGGCATCCTCAGCACCATCGGCTCCTTCGCGGACAGCCCCACGCTGACCTCCCTCGGGCGCCTCGCCAACACCTTGATGCCCACCAACTCGCTGTGGCTGGGCGCGAGCTACCACCTCCAGCCCGAGGTGCTGCGGCAACTGGGGCAGGCGGCGCGGGGGGCCAACCCCTTTTTCGGAAGCGAGCCCCTCGCACCGGGGTTGATCGTGTGGGCGTGCGCCCTCGCCGTGCTGGCGGTTGCCGCCGGGATGTGGCACTTCAGCCGCCGGGATCTCTAG